The Chitiniphilus purpureus sequence TGCTGCCATAGGCCAGCGCCAGTTCCTTGCCCAATCCCAGGCCCTTGACCCGTAGATTGAGTACTGCAGGGGTGGTTGATTGCGACGACGCTTGCAGCGAGGTGGTCGCCAGCGATTGCTCAACCAGGCTGTCCAGGTCGGCGTCGCAACCGGTCAGCAATGAAAAAGCCGCCAGGGTTGCCCAAGCGGCTGTGGTGCGGTGGAAATGATTTGCTTCGGACATGTCATGCTCCATTTGGATATTGAAGACAAGCAGTTGGCAAAACCCAGTGGCGCATCAAATGCGAAGCATCGGGCGGTCCTGTTTCATTTCAATCCATCCTATTGGAATATAAGAATGTAGTTGTCTGGCATTGCCCGATGCATTTACCCACCAATACGATATGGCGCGCCCCAGGGCGGATTGGCATCAGGCAAAGCCATTCTAAATGGCCCGCTGATGCGGTTAGAATGTTCTGTCTTTCCATCGGACTTGTCTGATTGTGCGGTGGAGTGAGGTCACTATGGGCGGCCGACATCGGGTCTTCGGCGCCAATGTCAAAGCCGCGGCACTGACAGCTGCGGTGGCGCCGTCGGCTGCGGTGGACCAGGCGCCGTGCCGGCGGCAGTGCAGAAAGCCATCCTCATGATGCGCAACGCTGCGGTTGTCGGCTGCTGCCAAGCTGCGTGGCTTGAATGCAGGCGCCTGGCAAATCCGCGTCGATGGGTATTGCGCAAGCACGGGCTTGCCAGCGCCGGCCTAGAGAAACACGCAAGCAAAGCAGCACTGGGGCGAGAGTGAAGGGGATTCCGGCAGGGCGATGCCGGTGGGACAAATGGGTCCAGGGCACGCGGGCGCACATCCGCTGATCATCGATCCTGATGTGTGGGAGTGGGTTCTACGGTGCTGGTCAGAGATGACCATGCCCATCAGTGGAAACAAATCACTCAAAGCCCGATGTTTCATCTACCCCACATCAGGGAATTGATATCCGTTTCATCACATTTGATATGCAAGGTACTTGGAGGTTGTACGCTGGAAGGCGACCTTGCGCCGGAAAGGTCAGGCGGCATCCGCCCACTGGCGCACAAGTGAATGGTGCTCGGCCCAGGCATGCCAAGCGGAGCGTGCCCAAGCGTGAACCGCATCCGTGTGTTGCGTCAGGCCTTGCGCAGCCACGACGTCTTTGACAGTGATGTCGCCAAGGCCTGCTGGTCTCGAGAGCCATATGTAGTTGGCCTTTAGGCGACCAGCCTTGAGCATGGCCGCATTCGCTTCAGTTGCAGGCAGCCCCCGTTCGAGAAAGAAGCACAAGCGAACAAGATGCAGCCCGACCGATTGAATGGCTTGGCGGGAGGTATCGCCCGGATGCTGAACGGCGTAGGCATCCACACTGAGGCGGTGGACTGCCGCGTAGTCGGGATCGCTGTACTCGCGCGTGAGAACCTCACCGAATGCTGCCCAGCAAGCGGGTGAGGAATGCATATAACGATGGATCGGCCCCGCGATATCCGAAAAGGCCGCGCCACAACCTGGGCATTTTGATTCTGGCGACATAAGATCCACGATTGGGTGTGAGTGCTTTTTTCCCGAAGTCATCGAAGTTGTCATGGCCAAGCGGGTTGATCAGGATTGCTTGAGTGGTTGGCCCACGCGGATGCTGTGACTCGATTGCGGGCCAGCCCCTCTTGCCAATGCCAGCAAGAACAAAACTGGTTATATCATGATGGTGCCGGATCAGGATATTTCCGTCTTTCATCTTGATGGCATTCATGCCTGGATGGGCGTGAAATAACCTTTGAAGTGCTTGGTTCGTGTGCGCCTCGGCATCACTGTCGCTGAAAGCAGCTGGAAGCAGGGTACAGTGCCATTGAGGGATTTTAAAAAGACAGCACTTTATTACATCGATATAGCTGTGCGCTGTTTGATCACGAGTTGGGAGGGTTCGATGTGATTGGAAATCCACCTCCGCAAGGAAAACCGATCCCGGTGGCGAAGCGCTTCGAGCGGGGCTTGAATGGCCTTGCCGGGCGATCCTCGGCGCCATTGGCGGCCGGCATGCTGGACAGCAAGGGTGAGCAGTTTTATTCCGCCATTCCTATGTCCGCCACAGATGCCCGTTTCGAGATTGGGTCGGTGACGAAGGCCATGACGGGCACTTTGTTCGGGATCATGGTAGAGCGCGGTGATGTCGATCCTCATGCGCCAGTCGATACCATTCTCGGTGCCTCATTGCCATGGCGGTCGCGGCCACCCACGTTGGCGGAGCTGGCAAGCCATCAAGGAGGACTGCCCAATACTCCGACGGCCCTGTGGTGGCGAGAAGCCATGACGGCGCTCGGCTGGTCCATCAAGGACCCATGGCGTGGTGTGGATGCCGCCGCCTATGCCACGCTGCTCGCAAAGGCCGCAAGAACGGCCAAAGTGGGCAAAAAAGTCAGCTACTCCAGCATGGGGGTCGGTTTGCTCGGCGATGCATTGGCGAAAGTGGCAGGCACCGATTTCGAAACGCTGATGAATGAGCGGCTGTTTGGACCGCTCGGCATGACCCGTACAGGCTTCAACCGCCCGGTACATGGAGCAGACCGTGTGATCGTGGGGATCAACAGCAAAGGACGGGCGGTACCCTATTTGCACGACCAGATGCCTGCCGCGGGGATGATGGCATCAACCACCGCTGATTTGCTTCGCTTTCTTCGGGCCGCCTGGGGCGAGGGGCCGGACCCTGTCGTCAACGGTTTTCGACGGGCATTGAAGCCCATTGCGCGCCTCGGTGATGTTGAAATCGGCTATTGCTGGTTTCTTGCTTCTGATCAGCAAGGGCTTCGGGCTTTTCACCCGGGGGGCACCTGGGCATCGCAATGCGAAGTCGTCGTGGTACCGCAGCGCAGAACGGCTTTGGCTGTTCTATCCGCAACCCGCCGCGACATTGACAGTTTTGTGAGCGAGGTTCTGGCCGAGGCGGACGATCGAGTATGAAATGGCAGTCGCACGGGTTTCAGAGCACAGGTCGTGGTCGTATGACTGCTTCCTGACCTCCTCCCGATTAACCAAGCGGTCGAAACGGGGGATTTCCGGGTTCACGGCGGGCGAGTCGGAACTCGCTCGGGGTCAGGCCACCACAGCGCACTGTGGGGCCTGAATTCCTTGTAATCCACCCGCCATCGTTCGATCTTCTCAAGCGCATCTTTCCACGACAGGAACTGGGGCGCGTTCAGGCATCCGTTCCGCAGGCTGCCGTTGAATGACGCGATGGACACGTTATCCGTGGGTTTGCCGGGACGTGAGAAGTCCAGCGTCACCCCATGCGCATGCGCCCATCGATCCGGCGCCACCGAAATGAATTCACCGCCGTTATCGACCCGATTCCGTTGCGGCGTCCCGCGCAGCGCCTGCACATGCTGCATGGTCGTCCCCACCTCGGCCGCTTTCAGCGCGTAATCCACCGTGATTGCCAGACTCTCCTGGCTGAAGTTATCCGGGCACGACGTCGAAGAGTATCAAAATGCCAGTCACGGCTATCAAGATGAAGGTCCCGATGGCCAGGAGCGTGGACCATGTGCGCCAGCCAAATGGCTTGGCAGATCTGCTCGCTGCTCCTTGGCAAGCAGGTCGCTGATGGTCGGTTATGGAGTGAAGACGATCCGCTCGCCCGTTTGCGGCACTTGAGACCAGGCCCGCTGTATATCGCGAAGTGGCGTGGCCTTGGCGTCGATCCGGAACGTGCCGCGTGCGATTTCGGCCGCCAGTGTCGGCAGCTCCTTGAGCATTTCGCGGCCTGACACCGCACCATGGCCGCTGCCGACGATCTGGATGCAGGCAGAACGCAAAAATGCACCGGGAATGGCCGCGATCTCGCCCGCCATCGAGCCGATCTGTATCCACGTGAGCGGCAAGCTGCGATTCGGCCGTTGCATAAGAACAGCTTCCATGGCACCCACGGCACTGTTGCCCCATACGAAGTCGAGCACGACGTCCACCTCGCGCGCCAGCGTACCGAGGCGGTCATCTCCCAAGGTCACAGTGTCCGTGGCGCCAAGCGCATGCAGTTGCACGAGCCTGGATTCTTCGCGGCCTGCCGCGATGATCTGCGACGCGCCCAAGTGCCGGGCAATTTGCACGGCCATGCTTCCCGAACTGCCAGTAGCACCGAGGATGAGTACTTTTTGTCCGCGACGGAATGGCGCTCTGCAGCGCAGTGCGAGCCAGGACGCCATTGCGGGGTTCATTGCCCCGGCTAGGGTGACCGGGTCGCTGTCATCAGGTAGCTCGATGCTGTGGTCGAGCGCGATGACAGTCTTTTCGGCCATCGTGCCGGGTTGGCCGGGGGCCTGCGCGAAATAGCGTAACTTGCCGTCGGCGCCGCGACCGACACCATCCACACCCGGAACGAGGGGCACTGCCGCAATACTGGAGTAATGCGCCCCCGAGGCTCGCCCGCGGGTGAGATGGTGCAGGCCGGCGGCGAGCACGTCGACGAGCATTTCTTCCGGGCCAGCTGGCGCGGGGTCGGGAACGTCACCGTAGTGCGGTGGCAGGTCGAATGAGGTAATGATGGCTGCTTTCAAGGTGGTCTCCAGTGAAGCATGGCGCGGGTCGCGCCGTCATGTTGATTCGTAATACGATCTATTTTTGATGCGTAATGCGTACTATGTCAATATGTGAGCCATCATGGAAAAACAGAATCTGGTGAAAGAAGCTGACGGGCCTGGGACAGGGTTGGCCGATGCATTGGTGCCAACTGCCTTCGTCACCATGGCGGTGCTCAACAAGATTGGGGCTGAGCATGATCTGTCGCTCACCCTGATACGCGTCCTGGGTATCCTGCGGGACCGACGCCCGCGTATGGCCGAGCTGGCCGACTACCTCGGACTGGAGCGGCAGACGATGTCGGGGCTGATCGCCCGAGCGGAAAAAAGGGGACTGGTGGCTCGCGCGCCCAATGCAGAAGATGGCCGTGCGACCGATGTTTTCTTGACGAGCGAGGGCACTCAGCTTGTACAGCGCTTGCATGCTCAGATGCAACGGGCGCTGGCGCCACTCACTGAACAGCTCAGCACATCGGATCAGCAACTTCTTCAGAAGCTGCTGCTGCGCATGCTCGAAACCCGGGGAAGTTGAAGCGATCGAGCGCTTGGTGGCTTGCCCTGGTTTGAATCGCCTCGGGTTTCCCAGACACTTCAAGCGCCTCAAACTGAGGCCCTCAAGGAGGTGCCATGAGCAGTCAGCGTTACCCCGAAGAATTCAAGAAGCGAAGCCGTAAAACAGGTTCGGGAGCGGCAGCATCCGGTCGCTGAGGTTGCGGAACGGCTCGGCGGTGTTGCTCGACCTGTTCTGGCACCGGTGATCGGCTGGTCGATCGGTTCGCGCATCGATCGCAAGCTGGCGATCAATGCGCTGCCTATGGCGCTCTGGCGCCGACAGCCAAAGCAAGAGGTGCAGGTGCATTCCGACCAAGGTGGTCAGTTCAGCAGCTATGAGTACAGGGCTTTCTGAAGGCACATCGCCTGGTGCCAAGCATGAGCCGACGTGGCAACTGCCATGACAATGCCGTGGCCGAGAGCTTCTTCCAACTGCTCAGGCGCGAACGGATTCGACGCAAGACCTACCCAAACCGGGAAGAAGCAAGGCGTGACGTGTTTGATTACATCGAACTGTTCTGCAACCCGAAGCGTCGGCACGGCGCCAGCAATCGGCTATCGCCGCTAGAGTCTGAGCGACAACATCCGCAACGGC is a genomic window containing:
- a CDS encoding serine hydrolase domain-containing protein, translating into MGGFDVIGNPPPQGKPIPVAKRFERGLNGLAGRSSAPLAAGMLDSKGEQFYSAIPMSATDARFEIGSVTKAMTGTLFGIMVERGDVDPHAPVDTILGASLPWRSRPPTLAELASHQGGLPNTPTALWWREAMTALGWSIKDPWRGVDAAAYATLLAKAARTAKVGKKVSYSSMGVGLLGDALAKVAGTDFETLMNERLFGPLGMTRTGFNRPVHGADRVIVGINSKGRAVPYLHDQMPAAGMMASTTADLLRFLRAAWGEGPDPVVNGFRRALKPIARLGDVEIGYCWFLASDQQGLRAFHPGGTWASQCEVVVVPQRRTALAVLSATRRDIDSFVSEVLAEADDRV
- a CDS encoding DUF5946 family protein, translating into MSPESKCPGCGAAFSDIAGPIHRYMHSSPACWAAFGEVLTREYSDPDYAAVHRLSVDAYAVQHPGDTSRQAIQSVGLHLVRLCFFLERGLPATEANAAMLKAGRLKANYIWLSRPAGLGDITVKDVVAAQGLTQHTDAVHAWARSAWHAWAEHHSLVRQWADAA
- a CDS encoding quinone oxidoreductase family protein; translation: MKAAIITSFDLPPHYGDVPDPAPAGPEEMLVDVLAAGLHHLTRGRASGAHYSSIAAVPLVPGVDGVGRGADGKLRYFAQAPGQPGTMAEKTVIALDHSIELPDDSDPVTLAGAMNPAMASWLALRCRAPFRRGQKVLILGATGSSGSMAVQIARHLGASQIIAAGREESRLVQLHALGATDTVTLGDDRLGTLAREVDVVLDFVWGNSAVGAMEAVLMQRPNRSLPLTWIQIGSMAGEIAAIPGAFLRSACIQIVGSGHGAVSGREMLKELPTLAAEIARGTFRIDAKATPLRDIQRAWSQVPQTGERIVFTP
- a CDS encoding MarR family winged helix-turn-helix transcriptional regulator yields the protein MEKQNLVKEADGPGTGLADALVPTAFVTMAVLNKIGAEHDLSLTLIRVLGILRDRRPRMAELADYLGLERQTMSGLIARAEKRGLVARAPNAEDGRATDVFLTSEGTQLVQRLHAQMQRALAPLTEQLSTSDQQLLQKLLLRMLETRGS